In Streptomyces sp. P3, one DNA window encodes the following:
- a CDS encoding C40 family peptidase, which translates to MAAHRKPRQRSLGGRTARTAFTLALAGVATATAFDGTGQAEPELTPAEVKAKVAKLYQEAEEATEKYNGVKERATAAEQRLKNLRDEAARKEEKLNSTRDALGSMAAAQYRDGGLDPAVKLALSDDPDRYLDGAAFAERAGARQSAAVARVHGQLREIEQLRGAARVELTALRTRRAELQKQKETITGKLDAARGLLSRLTAAERARIGESAGDGTGTRASRGASGARTDLAKPGSGSADAPNSRAAAAVSYAYSKLGSPYVWGATGPNAFDCSGLVLAAYRSAGVSLPRTTYAQIGAGQRVSRSELLPGDLVFFYSGISHVGLYIGDGQMIHAPNPSAPVRVAPIDEMPFAGAARVV; encoded by the coding sequence GTGGCAGCGCATCGCAAGCCCCGGCAACGCTCGCTCGGCGGCAGGACGGCCCGTACGGCCTTCACGCTCGCCCTCGCGGGCGTGGCGACGGCGACCGCCTTCGACGGGACCGGGCAGGCCGAACCGGAGCTGACGCCGGCCGAGGTCAAGGCGAAGGTGGCCAAGCTGTACCAGGAGGCTGAGGAAGCCACCGAGAAGTACAACGGTGTGAAGGAGAGGGCGACGGCCGCCGAGCAGCGGCTGAAGAACCTGCGCGACGAGGCCGCGCGCAAGGAGGAGAAGCTCAACTCCACGCGGGACGCGCTGGGATCGATGGCCGCGGCGCAGTACCGCGACGGCGGCCTCGACCCTGCCGTGAAGTTGGCGCTCTCCGACGACCCCGACCGCTATCTCGACGGCGCCGCCTTCGCCGAACGGGCCGGCGCCCGCCAGTCCGCCGCCGTCGCCCGGGTGCACGGACAGCTGCGCGAGATCGAGCAACTGCGCGGCGCGGCGCGTGTCGAACTGACCGCGCTCCGGACTCGTCGGGCCGAGCTGCAGAAGCAGAAGGAGACGATCACCGGCAAGCTGGACGCGGCACGCGGCCTGCTGTCGAGGCTGACGGCGGCGGAGCGGGCGCGGATCGGCGAGAGTGCGGGCGACGGCACGGGCACCCGCGCCTCACGCGGTGCGTCCGGTGCGCGCACGGACCTCGCAAAGCCCGGTTCAGGCAGCGCCGACGCCCCCAACTCCCGTGCCGCGGCGGCCGTCTCCTACGCCTACTCCAAGCTCGGCAGCCCCTATGTGTGGGGGGCCACCGGGCCGAACGCCTTCGACTGCTCGGGGCTCGTGCTGGCCGCCTACCGCTCCGCGGGAGTCTCCCTCCCCCGCACCACCTACGCCCAGATCGGCGCCGGGCAGCGCGTGTCGCGCTCCGAACTCCTCCCGGGCGACCTGGTGTTCTTCTACTCCGGCATCTCCCACGTCGGCCTCTACATCGGCGACGGCCAGATGATCCACGCCCCGAACCCGTCGGCCCCGGTGCGTGTGGCCCCGATCGACGAGATGCCGTTCGCGGGCGCCGCACGAGTGGTCTAG
- a CDS encoding response regulator transcription factor, whose protein sequence is MSDPTETNGTTGAGAAEPARAPGDSTGGRHVRVVLVDDHRMFRTGVQAEIGQTEQTGVEVVGEAADVDQAVTVITATRPEVVLLDVHLPGGGGVEVLRRCAPLMSDAERPVRFLALSVSDAAEDVIGVIRGGARGYVTKTITGTDLVNSIFRVQEGDAVFSPRLAGFVLDAFASTDAPPVDEDLDRLTQREREVLRLIARGYAYKEIAKQLFISVKTVESHVSAVLRKLQLSNRHELTRWATARRLV, encoded by the coding sequence ATGAGCGACCCGACCGAGACGAACGGCACGACGGGAGCGGGGGCGGCCGAGCCGGCCCGTGCCCCCGGCGACAGCACGGGCGGGCGCCATGTGCGCGTGGTCCTCGTCGACGACCACCGCATGTTCCGTACGGGCGTGCAGGCCGAGATCGGCCAGACCGAGCAGACCGGCGTCGAGGTCGTCGGCGAGGCGGCGGACGTCGACCAGGCGGTCACCGTCATCACGGCGACCCGGCCCGAGGTGGTCCTTCTCGACGTGCACCTGCCGGGTGGCGGTGGCGTCGAAGTGCTGCGCCGCTGCGCCCCCTTGATGAGCGACGCCGAGCGGCCCGTGCGGTTCCTCGCCCTGTCCGTGTCGGACGCGGCGGAGGATGTGATCGGGGTGATCCGCGGGGGCGCCCGCGGCTATGTCACCAAGACGATCACCGGGACCGACCTGGTGAACTCGATCTTCCGGGTGCAGGAGGGCGACGCCGTCTTCTCGCCGCGTCTCGCCGGGTTCGTCCTCGACGCCTTCGCCTCGACCGACGCGCCGCCGGTCGACGAGGACCTGGACCGGCTCACCCAGCGCGAGCGCGAGGTACTGCGGCTCATCGCCCGCGGCTACGCCTACAAGGAGATCGCCAAGCAGCTCTTCATCTCCGTCAAGACGGTCGAGTCGCATGTCTCGGCGGTGCTGCGCAAACTCCAGCTGTCCAACCGGCACGAGCTGACCCGTTGGGCCACGGCGCGGCGACTGGTCTGA
- a CDS encoding ATP-binding protein: MPEAAAAPLVEPRPPRKLYRSSDGRWLGGVARGLAGHLGLPVVWVRLVFAGLFMADGLGALLYAAFWFFVPLGIGGVGDQKPPSLVTTETAPDGRRRLVARKPDRGQIVALLLMVVVATVFVGNVNLGSGAKAYLLPAVLVGAGVALVWRQADNARRARWVEVGRRRRTLTLLRTGAGVLLVTAGVSGTFVLQGSTAHLGSVLQAALAVIVGITLLAGPYLVRMTQDLSEERLMRIRAQERAEVAAHVHDSVLHTLTLIQRNAENAGEVRRLARAQERDLRTWLYRPEGTGKEEADEPTTVADAVRRNAAEVEDKHGVPIEVVVVGDCPLDDGVGAQMQAAREAMVNAAKYGGEGGAVQVYAEVEGRTVFVSVRDRGPGFDLDSIPADRMGVRESIIGRMERHGGTARLRAVPDGGTEVELEMERAEKTS, from the coding sequence ATGCCGGAAGCCGCAGCAGCGCCACTCGTCGAACCGCGGCCGCCGCGCAAGCTCTACCGCAGCAGCGACGGACGCTGGCTCGGTGGCGTGGCGCGGGGGCTCGCCGGGCATCTCGGGCTGCCCGTCGTGTGGGTGCGACTGGTCTTCGCCGGGCTGTTCATGGCCGACGGCCTCGGCGCCCTGCTCTACGCCGCCTTCTGGTTCTTCGTCCCGCTCGGGATCGGCGGCGTCGGCGACCAGAAGCCGCCGTCCCTCGTCACCACCGAGACCGCGCCCGACGGCCGCCGCAGACTCGTCGCCCGCAAGCCGGACAGGGGGCAGATCGTCGCCCTGCTCCTCATGGTCGTCGTCGCCACGGTCTTCGTGGGCAACGTGAACCTGGGCAGCGGCGCCAAGGCGTATCTGCTGCCCGCCGTCCTCGTCGGCGCCGGCGTCGCCCTCGTCTGGCGCCAGGCGGACAACGCACGCCGGGCCCGCTGGGTCGAGGTCGGCCGAAGACGCCGCACGCTCACGCTGCTGCGCACCGGCGCCGGCGTCCTGCTGGTCACCGCCGGAGTCTCCGGCACGTTCGTGTTGCAGGGCTCCACGGCCCACCTCGGCTCCGTCCTGCAGGCGGCGCTCGCCGTCATCGTCGGCATCACCCTGCTCGCCGGCCCCTACCTGGTCCGCATGACCCAGGACCTGTCCGAGGAGCGGCTCATGCGCATCCGCGCCCAGGAGCGTGCGGAGGTCGCCGCCCACGTCCACGACTCGGTGCTGCACACCCTGACGTTGATCCAGCGCAACGCGGAGAACGCCGGTGAGGTGCGCCGCCTCGCCCGTGCGCAGGAGCGCGACCTGCGCACCTGGCTCTACAGACCCGAGGGCACCGGCAAGGAGGAGGCCGACGAGCCCACCACCGTCGCCGACGCGGTCCGGCGCAACGCGGCCGAGGTCGAGGACAAGCACGGCGTCCCCATCGAGGTCGTGGTCGTCGGCGACTGCCCGCTGGACGACGGCGTCGGCGCACAGATGCAGGCCGCGCGTGAGGCGATGGTGAACGCGGCCAAGTACGGTGGCGAGGGCGGCGCCGTGCAGGTCTACGCCGAAGTCGAGGGCAGGACGGTCTTCGTGTCCGTCCGCGACCGCGGGCCCGGCTTCGACCTCGACTCGATACCCGCCGACCGCATGGGCGTCAGAGAATCGATCATCGGCCGCATGGAGCGCCACGGGGGCACGGCGCGGCTGCGGGCCGTCCCCGACGGCGGCACGGAGGTCGAACTGGAGATGGAGAGGGCGGAGAAGACGTCATGA
- a CDS encoding PspC domain-containing protein, translating to MGVGALPPRFRRDREHKVLAGVCAGLGRQCDMDPVIFRITLAVLSATGGVGLIFYGFAWLFVPYSDDEQNEVRKLLTGRVDGQALAAVLFALVGCGVLLSMLKNGSVLAFAVVVSVLLAGAGYWSRHRDSFDPDPLAAQAVADAPPEAKAPPAPTAYPSWWRDPIVKDGTHDGGTGYLWGPWDARGRDITSAIGVDLVGHGPGPKAVRTPRAPHAEPRGPRWIGGWLFLLALLAGGLATRLTWDHHPLGTSLQAGLAAALIVLGCGITVSSFLGRTGAGSVFLAIVTAGLLAGAAALPKDIGTHWTDTTWHPLTAADVRAAYDLGTGEGTLDLSGLTPAKGETVSTEADVGAGRLRVIVPPDVTVKVRIDVGLGDIQLPGDDEKDVDVEPGKHQEITLPPVAGTAAKGTMDLDLRVGVGQAEVARAAS from the coding sequence ATGGGTGTCGGTGCCCTTCCTCCCCGGTTCCGGCGGGACCGTGAGCACAAGGTCCTCGCGGGTGTGTGCGCGGGCCTCGGGCGTCAGTGCGACATGGACCCGGTGATCTTCCGCATCACACTCGCCGTGCTCTCCGCGACCGGCGGCGTCGGTCTCATCTTCTACGGGTTCGCCTGGCTCTTCGTCCCCTACTCCGACGACGAGCAGAACGAGGTGCGCAAGCTCCTGACCGGCCGGGTGGACGGTCAGGCCCTCGCGGCCGTGCTGTTCGCGCTCGTCGGCTGCGGAGTGCTGCTGTCGATGCTGAAGAACGGCAGCGTGCTGGCCTTCGCCGTCGTCGTCTCCGTGCTGCTCGCGGGCGCCGGGTACTGGTCGCGGCACCGGGACTCCTTCGACCCCGACCCGCTGGCCGCCCAGGCCGTGGCCGACGCCCCGCCGGAGGCCAAGGCGCCGCCGGCGCCCACCGCCTACCCCTCGTGGTGGCGTGACCCCATCGTCAAGGACGGCACGCACGACGGCGGCACGGGGTATCTGTGGGGCCCCTGGGACGCCCGCGGCCGGGACATCACGTCGGCGATCGGCGTCGACCTCGTCGGACACGGACCCGGCCCAAAGGCCGTACGCACCCCACGCGCACCCCACGCCGAACCGCGTGGGCCGCGTTGGATCGGCGGCTGGCTCTTCCTGCTCGCCCTGCTCGCGGGCGGCCTCGCCACCCGGCTCACCTGGGACCACCACCCGCTCGGCACCAGCCTGCAGGCAGGTCTCGCGGCAGCGCTGATCGTGCTCGGCTGCGGGATCACGGTCAGCTCGTTCCTGGGACGGACGGGGGCCGGGTCGGTCTTCCTCGCCATCGTCACGGCGGGGCTCCTGGCCGGCGCGGCCGCCCTGCCGAAGGACATCGGCACGCACTGGACGGACACCACATGGCACCCCTTGACGGCGGCGGACGTACGGGCGGCCTACGACCTGGGCACCGGAGAGGGCACTCTCGACCTTTCCGGGCTGACGCCGGCCAAGGGGGAGACGGTGAGCACCGAGGCCGACGTGGGCGCGGGCCGGCTGCGGGTGATCGTCCCACCGGACGTGACGGTGAAGGTGCGGATCGACGTGGGGCTGGGAGACATCCAGCTGCCCGGCGACGACGAGAAGGACGTGGACGTGGAGCCGGGCAAGCACCAGGAGATCACCCTGCCGCCGGTCGCGGGCACCGCGGCGAAGGGGACCATGGATCTCGACCTCAGGGTCGGAGTGGGACAGGCGGAGGTGGCCCGTGCTGCGTCATGA
- a CDS encoding DoxX family protein has product MTHSMRTDAYPPHPDSGGRGLRDTASRYALLPLRVFLGVTFIYAGLDKLTDSAFLKDSGAGSIGETMRAVRDSSAIPALVDMALKSPVGFGYAMAFGELAVGIGALLGVLTRLAALGGALISLSLWLTVSWAAEPYYYGNDLPYLMAWLPLVLAGAPVLSLDAAWRSRRRRRTGGLG; this is encoded by the coding sequence ATGACTCACAGCATGCGGACGGACGCTTACCCTCCTCACCCCGACAGCGGAGGCCGTGGCCTGCGGGACACCGCCAGCCGGTACGCCCTCCTTCCCCTGCGCGTCTTCCTCGGTGTCACCTTCATCTACGCCGGTCTCGACAAGCTGACCGACAGCGCCTTCTTGAAGGACAGCGGCGCCGGCTCGATCGGCGAGACCATGCGCGCCGTCCGTGACTCCTCCGCCATCCCGGCTCTGGTCGACATGGCCCTGAAGAGCCCGGTGGGCTTCGGCTACGCGATGGCCTTCGGTGAACTCGCCGTCGGCATCGGCGCCCTGCTGGGCGTCCTCACCCGGCTCGCCGCGCTGGGCGGCGCCCTGATCTCGCTCAGCCTGTGGCTGACGGTGAGCTGGGCGGCGGAGCCCTACTACTACGGCAACGACCTCCCGTACCTCATGGCCTGGCTTCCCCTGGTCCTGGCAGGCGCACCCGTCCTGTCCCTCGACGCCGCCTGGCGTTCCAGGCGGCGTCGGCGGACGGGCGGCCTGGGCTAG